The region GCCCAGCTGATCATCCCAGAAGCCCATGATCATGTCGATCCGCTGGTCTGCTGTCATCCGTCGGGTAGGTCGCACCAGCACCGCCAGCGGGACTCCCGCCATGGACAAATCTCGAATTAAGTATCTTCCCAGTAAGCCGGTGGCACCTGTGATCAGATGGTATCCCATTTTGATTTCCGCTATGAACCTGTAGTTGAAAAAAAAAGAGTGCTGAATAGCTCTGTTTGTTATCTCAGTTTTCTGGTCGGTCCTATCCAGCTGGCATCGCTGCAGCACAGAAAGGCTGCAGACCGGTCCCTCGCCGACACAGAAAAAAGCTGTTTTTCAGGGGAAAGTCAATGATAATGAACTGGCTTCATATATCAATCAACGGGTACGGAAAAGCGAAGAGATTGACCGACGAATTCAGACAATTGCACTAAAATGAACTATGCAACTGCTTTGTCTGACTGATCTTTCGCTCCCTGTTGCGACTGCTTGAGAAAATGCGGACTCCGTGGCCGGGACTCATCCGTCTCGGCACCACTGTCTTTGTGATCAGATCCATCCGGCTGATCGACATTCCGTGGTCGCAGGGCCAGCAGACAGGGCAGCAGGATTAAATCTCCCACCAGTGCTGCCACCAGCAGTGAAGTCATCATATAGCCAAACCGCGCGGTCGGCACGAAGTTGCTGAGCGTTAACGCCAGCATACCGGCCCCGGTAATCACCGCAGCCGTAAAGATCGGTTCACCGGTCATCAGCAGGGAATCGCGGGAAGCCTGAGCTGAATTCCGGGAAAGACGATACTGCTCCTGATATCGCACCAGGAAGTGGAACGTCCCGTCGACGGCGATACCCAGTGCGATACTGGCGGTCATCATGATCCCGATGTCGATCGGAATCTGGTACCAGCCCAGGATACCGAACACAATGCAGATCGGCGTCAGGTTGGGAACCATGGCCACCAGTCCTGCCTTGATGGAACGCAGCGAGACAATCATCACGATCGTAATGATCACAAACGCCATCGAAAAACTTTCCCAGAACCCGGTAAAGATCTGGTTCTGAGCCCGTCGCAACAACGGAGCCACACCGGTCAGAACGACCTGCGGGTCATTGATCATCGCCGACAGTTCGTCGTAAATCTGATCCTGAGGCAATTCTGCATCGCTGCTGATGCGAGCGGAAATCCGCCACAACCGTTCCCCATCAGAAACGAAGTCATTCTCACCGTGCTTCGACTGTGCCTTCGACAACAGCCGGGCTGTTTCGAACGGACTTTCGGGAAACTGATTCGGGAAGAAGCTCGCCAGCGACATCGTGTGCCTGACAGCAGGATGCTGCTGGATCACTTTTTCCAGCTCGCGAACTCGCTCTACTTTTTCGATAAACGGCTTGTCGTCATCGCCAAAATCGACAATCGCTTCGACGGAATCAAGTTCGGTCAGATTCTCCTGAACCGCTCTCACATCCTGAATCACTCGTCCTTCCGCGGGCAGAAAATCGAGTGGATCAATTTTCGTCTTAAGACTGAACAACCCTACGCCGGTAATCATCACCAATACGATTGTCGCCAGCGACACACGTCCGGAATGATCGATCAACCAGTTGGCACATTTCTGGAAGTTCCAGCGGGATTCCGCGGCGTGGATGGTTTTCGGATCGATGGGCCAGATGGTCAACACCGCGGGAGTGAGCCCGAGTCCGGTAATCAGGGAGACGAACGTTCCCAGTGAAGCAGCATAGCCGAACTGGGTGACTGGTCCGATTTCGCTGATCGTCAGCGAATACAGGCCGATCGTCGTTGTCAGGGTCGCCAGAAAACAAGGTTTCCAGGCGATTTTGAGTGCAGCAGACAGGGGATCGGGTTGATCGATACAGCTGGCGACATAGTGATGCACGTGAATCGAAATGGCGAGCGTAAATACCAGCACCATCACCGACAGGGCACCAAGAATGAAGTTCATCTCACCGCCGCCCAGGTAGATCAGAGCGGTGGTCAGGTTGATGGCCCAGATCGTCAGACCCAGTGTGGCCAGTGTTTTCTTCCATTCGCGGAAGGAGTAATACAGAAGACACAGGCTGATCAGCAGGGTGATGATGAAAAACTTTTTATTGGATTTCTGACTGCCCAGACGATCCAGTTCTGCAATCACCACCGGCGCTCCCGCCAGCTTGACCTCACGACCGGTCAACTGGTTGTACTCCAGCTTTTCACGAATCCCGGCGACCGTTCCTGCCCGGTCTTTAATCCCCTCGTCTGAGAGTAATACCAGAATCCCGGCCATGTTGTGCTGCTTGTTCATCAACAGGCCGTCCAGACGACGGTTGATCTCTGCTGGTTCTACCTGGAATTCATTCAGAATATTTTTCAGTCGATCGGGGGTCCAGCACTCTCTGACGGAATCCAGAGTTTCGATCCGCCCTGCGGTGCCTTCGATCAGAGCCGGCTGATCCAGCCCCTTCTCGACCGCAACCAGAATGACCTCTTCTGCACCGAACTCCGCCTTGAAGCGATCGTAAACAATGCGAACATCCGAATCCTTGGGCAACCAGGTTTCGATATCATTGTTGGAAGGCAGCAGCTCTGCCATGAAGGCCAGAATCGGCAGCGTGCAGAACACACCCCAGATCAGGCAACGACTGTATTTTTGATAGAAAGATGAGATCATAAGATTTGGTAGATCAATCTGCTTTCGCTTGCTCGAGCCATTTCAAGTACTCACACCCCTGGTAATCAACATTTTTCTGAACTCAGGATCCAGGCCCGGCTGAGTCATCAGTCAAATGATCGATTACTGAGACCACCCCAATTTCATATCGAACCGACTTGAAACAATGCGTCAAACGGTTTTTCCAAACGGCAGCCGGTATAGCAGAATCAGCTGATTTCTTTCGTACGACTGGTATAACTCGTACCTTCAAGGGGTGAAATACCGTCACAACCGGTAGATTCAAAACAGCCGGTGTCATCGATCTGACTCACACAAGAGTCAGCGGTTACCCCGTTCGCAGGGATCGACTGTGGTAAGCTGAGTCATTCCCCTCAAATTACAGATTCTCAGTTGGAGCAAACTCTCTAATCTGGCATGAAATCAGGCACTGTTCGTGATTTGTATTCTATATTTCTATATCAGTCAGAACTGAACCCACCTACAAAATCAAAATACAGACTTCTAACCCGGGAGTAATTCAATGGAAGAAACGCCATGGAGCCGTCCTTCAATGGAGGACCTGAAACACGTACTGGCCAGCTTCGGTAATCAGGATGCCGTCAATGTCCGTGACGTGGATCGCCTGGAACTCTCCGTACCTGCAGAGATCAAAACCTCTCGGGGGAATACCATTTCAGCCATGACTCGTGAAATCAGCCGTCAGGGACTTGGACTGCTGCACAAAGGGATGATCAATCCGGGCGAAGTAACCGTCAAACTGGCCAGCGAGACGCGTGAGTTTGAATACCGCGTCAAGATCATGTGGTGCACGCCCTGCGATAACGGTATGTTCATCAGCGGTGGTGAATTTCTCACCAAACCGGAAAACTAAGCAGACACTGATTCCAGATCCATCCAGAAGAGACCGCTCGCAGGAGCGGTCGACTGCTGCCCGCTTGCTGCCGCATCACTGAAGTATGAGATCAGTCCATCAGGTGGCAGAGGTTCCACGTCGCAGCAGAACGATGATGATCCCGGACAGCAGAAAGATGATCACCCCGCCTGCAACCAGTAACAGGGTTGTCAGACTTCCCCAGCCGCTTTTCACTTCGGGGCGTTTCTTCTCTGCCAGATCCCATTCAATCTCATCCAGTTGCAGACTCGTGCCTGCCTGCCCTGCTTCCGCTTGCACTTCTTCCAGTTTCTGCTCGACAAAGGGAGATGGTTCCGCGCCCCGATCCTGAACCCGCGAGCGAAACTTCACGGGTGCTGTCTGCGTACTGCGGTGGCGTCCGGTCTGTGACGTCTGATCACCGGGAACAGAAGGCAGTTTCGGCAGCATCAGCTGAGGCCCCGGACCTGCTGCAGGCTTTTCGTCCTGCTTTTCAACAGTCTGAGACGGTTGCACAGGGGCAGCCGCTGGTTCCGGCTCTTTCAGCTCAATCCGAGCAGGCGCTTCGGCTGGTACCTCTTCCAGTTCCAGTTTGACAGACGGTTCCTGCGGTACGGGTTGTTCCCGCCGCTGGATCGGCTGTTCGATCGGAGGTAATTCTACGGGAGCCTCGAGGGTTGGTTCAAAACTGGGAGGTTCGAGAGAGAGACTGCCTGTGGAACTTTTCTGTTTGATGGGCTGTTGTGGCTGAACAGGAGTCGTCCCCATGTTACGAGGTACGATCAGAGGTAACTCATCACTCGCAGAACCGGGTGAAGCTGGTTGAACAGGACGCGTTTTCACCGGTTCGGGTTGCTGAGGAGGTGTAGCACGTCGTTTCAAGGGATGAACCCTTGAGGGACGGAAGTTGGGAACGTTCTGACCGCCGTTAGACTGTACCTGCGGTTCTGAATGACCTGTCTGCTTCAAATCGGACGGCTGCTGGGCTGCCAGTTCTTCTTTGATCTGCTGCAACAGCATCTGGGGAGAGACTTCATCCAGACCAAAGGCGACATGCCCGCGATAGCTGGTTTCCAGGGCCTGTTCCGCCAGGAACTGTGCGTATTCATAGTTCTTCTGTTTCAATTCACGCCGGGCTCGTTCCATGATCGAACTGATCTGCAGTCTTCGCATTTCCTGTGACACATCTTCGAAGACTGGATTCGTCTGCTGCAGATCCCGCTCTAATTCCTGACCAAGTTGTTTCAGCTGAGGATCGGCTGACTGCTGCTGATCGGCCTGATCTAAGTAGCGACCGAGTTCGTCTGATCGAAAAACATCATCCGCGGTTTGTTCGAAAATTGGTTCCTCTTGGGGAGGTTCCTGCGGTGTGAGAGCTTTTTCCTGCGAAGTGGCTTCTGGCTGCGCGGTTCCCGCCAGACGTCGAATCCCTTGTGAAAATTCTCTGCTGATCGAACCGGAAGCCTGTTGAATCCGTTCGGAGTTCTGCTGACAGGCGTCCATCAGCTTTGAGGGATATTTCCTGGCCGAAGCGATCAGCGATTTCGAGCGCCAGTCATCCAGATCTGCGGGGCTGCGCTTAACCGGTTTGTTTTGAGCTGCTGCTTCTGCTTCCTGTCGCTGGCGTTCCGCATCCTCAAAGGCAGCCTGGCTGATTTTCACAGGCCCTGGTTGCATCGCCTCGGATTTGTGTTCCGCTTGAGCAATCTGCTGTTCCGGCACTGAGGTCGGCGCCCCCAGTTTGACACGGCCCGGCTTCTCTTGAACAGAAACTTTCTTTTTCTGATCAAAAAAGTTAAAGCTGGAGCTGTTACTGGCAGTGATCAGCGGGTTGTCTGATTTCTGATTCGACTGGGAGATCACGTCCGCAGGCTGGCGCAGACATCCCACGGTGAGATAACCGAAGAGTGCCAGCAATAAATAAACCGTTGTCAGTTTTCGTGTTAACAGACCGATCTTCACAACGAAAAATCCTGTTTCTGCATGCAGACATCGTCACGGGAACGAGATCTCTGCCTGGGTCGCGGGGAGCAGCCTCAATGGGGCGTTGAGGTGCAGGCGAGACATGACACAGGCGCGCAACCGCACCCGACACTTCGCCTGTTACCCTTTATCGACTGGGCGAAATTGATGGCATGAGAGGGTATTTCGGATTTTAGCAGTCTTTAAGAAAATCGTTCAGTCTTCGCATAAACCACGCAGGGTCTGCATGTTAATCTGATCCAGGGGTACGCCGTCTTCCTCATCCTTGGGAGTTTCCAGATACATCGGACGGTCCTGGAAATTCGGATCGTTGAGCAGATGCCGAAACGGTTCCAGCCCCAGAAAGCCCTTGCCGATGTTTTCGTGACGGTCTTTACGACTGCCGAACTCACACTTGCTGTCATTCAGATGGAAGGCCCGCACGCGATCGTAACCAATCACGGCATCCAGTTCCTGCATGGTAGACTGGTATTCGTCTGCTTCGATCAGGGGATAGCCGGCAGCAAAGATATGACAGGTATCAACACAGATCCCCAGTCGCTCCCCTTCTTTGACCTGCTCCAGCAGATAAGCCAGTTGTTCGAAGCGATGTCCCAGATTCGATCCCTGGCCGGCTGTGGTCTCCAGCCAGATCTGGGTCTGGAAGCCATCGGTCTTCTCATGAATCTGATCAATGGCAGCCACGATCCGATCCAGCCCCTCTTCTTCGCTGGAGGTCACAAAACTGCCGGGATGCATCACGGCCCCTTCCAGTCCGAGGGCTTCCGCTCGTTCCAGTTCCACAACGACGGCATCGATCGATTTGTTCCAGAGTTCATCTTTGGGACTGGCGAGATTAATCAGGTAGCTCATATGCGAGCAGGGACGGCTCACGCCCGTCGACTCCAGATGCTCCTGGAACAGAGTCACATCTTTATCCGTCAGAGGCTTCGCCCGCCACTGGTTGTTGTTCTTGGTGAAGATCTGCACGCAGTCCATTTCAAATTCAGCAGCCAGATCCACGGCTTTATAATATCCACCAGCAATCGACTGATGCGCTCCCAGTAATGGCATGATTCTCTTTCCGGATTAAGTGATGTTCTTCGCTGCTCCCGGTCTCGCTTGCGGACGGGATCGCTTTCATCAGCGAACCTGCAGTATAGGCGTTCGAAGCGATCCCTTCCAGCGATGCCCCATTCACACTCGTATTTCACCAATTCAATCAGGATTTCATGGGCAGCAGTTTCCCGAAGCGTTACAATCGATGAGCCGCTGTTTCACTCCGGTCCCGGAAACGGCCCTGTGTATTCAAATCGATTCGCTCATCGAAGAGGAAACCAGCATGCGTTTGATCGTCTCCCTGTTTCTGCTCAGTTTCATCCTGTTCCCCGTGGCATCAGATCCCTCTCTGCGGGCAGCAGAACAGCCCAACATCATCATTCTACTCGCCGATGACCTGGGTTACGGAGAACTGGGCTGCCAGGGAAATCCGCAGATCCCCACGCCTCATATCGACTCACTGGCGCAAGAAGGAATTCGTTTTACACAGGCTTATGTCACCGCGCCCAATTGCAGTCCGTCACGGGCGGGACTGCTTACCGGTAAAATCCCAACTCGCTTCGGTTATGAATTCAATCCCATCGGTGCCCGCAATGAAGATCCGGGTACCGGACTGCCGCCTGCAGAACAGACACTGGCCGAACTTCTGCACGATCAGGGTTACACAACTGGTCTGATCGGAAAATGGCACCTCGGGGGCGCTGCCGACTATCATCCCTACCGCCATGGATTCGACGAATTCTTCGGCTTCATGCATGAAGGGCATTACTTCGTTCCGCCGCCGTATCAGGGTGTGACCACCATGCTGCGTCGCAAGACACTCCCCGGTGGAAGCAAGGGCCGCTGGATCGGAGGTCAGCTGATATATTCAACGCATCTGGGATACGATGAACCCGACTATGATGCCAACAACCCCATCATTCGCGGCGGACAACCGGTAGTGGAAACGGAATACCTGACTGATGCGTTCACGCGGGAAGCGGTCAGCTTTATTGATCGCCACCAGGACAAACCCTTTTTTCTCTACCTGGCGTATAACGCAGTTCACAGCCCCCTGCAGGGAAAACAGGCGGACATGCAGCGTTTTCAAAACATTGACGATGTGCACCGACGCATCTTTGCCGCCATGCTCTCTTCACTGGATCAAAGTGTCGGCCAGATTCTGCAGCAGGTCCGAAAAGCCAAACTGGATCGCAACACATTGATTGTCTTTCTGAGTGACAACGGCGGCCCGACGTGCGAACTCACGTCCAGCAATCTTCCACTGCGTGGCGAAAAGGGATCCATGTACGAAGGAGGACTGCGGGTTCCCTTTCTGATGCGCTGGACAGGCAAGTTGCCTGCTGGCCAAACCTATTCGCAGCCAGTCAGCAGCATGGATCTTTTCAGTACGTCGGCAGTTCTCTCCGGTGCACCGCTGCCGGACGACCTGGATGGCCAGAACCTGATGCCGTACCTGTTGAAAGAAAAACATGGCACGCCGCATCACGAGTTTTTCTGGCGTCAGGGTAAGCGAGCTGCACTCCGACTGGGGGACTGGAAAATTGTCAAAATGCGCGGCAAACCCGATATCAAAAACTGGGAGCTGTATCACATCACAGAGGATCTGTCGGAACAGACCAATCTCGCCAGCGAGCGGCAGGACAAACTGCAGGAACTGCTCACCCGCTGGAACGAATTGAATTCGCAGATGAAGCCGGCTCTGTTTTGATTACTTCTCTACAGATGCAACGGCACCGGGTCGGCTGCTCCCCTGCTCGATCAGATCGGCCAGCTGTTTTTTCAACCGCTGTGCAAGTTCCGGATGTGCCTGGATGACGTTCTGCTTTTCCGCAGGATCCTGCTCCAGATCGAACAACTGATACTGGGGGACTTTGGTATTTGACAGTTGCTGCTCGACAATGATATTGCGGGCGGTCTGTTTGTCGTACCGCTGTAATTTCCATTTCCCGGTCCGCAAAGCATACGTGCCGTTGTTCCCGTTGTTCTGTTGCACAAGATGCGCGCGTCCCGCAGCATCCGGTTTCCCCAGCAATGCATCCAGCACATTGAAGCTGTCACGACAGGCATCCTGGGGCAGTTTCTGTCCGGTCAATGTTGCCAGGCTGGCCGGCAAATCGATGGTACAGACCAGCTCATCACTGACGCCAGGCGGGATATGCCCTTTCCAGCGGGTAATAAAGGGTGTCCGGGTTCCCCCTTCATAGACGCTGTACTTGCCCCCGGAATACGGTCCGGCAGCGCGGTGATCTCCCAAATTCTCCAGCGCGCCATCTTTGTAACCATCATCCATCACGGGTCCGTTATCGGAACAGAATACGACGAGTGTGTTCTCAGCCAGTTTTAGACGATCGAGTGTTTTCATCAGCTCACCCACACACCAGTCGAGCTGAATAATTGAATCGCCGCGATATCCGAGGGATGTTTTTCCCTGAAACCGTTCGTGAGGCATACGCGGGACGTGAATATCGTGCGAGGCGAAGAACAGGAAAAAGGGTTGATCTTTGTTGGCTTCGATAAATTCAACTGACTTCTCGACCCACTTATCGGCCAGATCCTCATCGCGGAATCGAGCCGCATGCCCGCCTGTATAAAAGCCGATGCGGCTGATTCCATTATGAATCGTTGAGTTATGCCCGTGTGACCAGTCCATCTTGAGCGTATCACGGTGTGTTAATCCGGTCGGATGATCGGGGCTCGGCTTCTTATTTCCCACCCAGAGGGGATCTGCCGGATCGAGATTGAGAACCCGGTGATCTTTCACATAAACCTGGGGAACCCGGTCATTGGTTGTCGGCAACAGGAAG is a window of Gimesia chilikensis DNA encoding:
- a CDS encoding efflux RND transporter permease subunit encodes the protein MISSFYQKYSRCLIWGVFCTLPILAFMAELLPSNNDIETWLPKDSDVRIVYDRFKAEFGAEEVILVAVEKGLDQPALIEGTAGRIETLDSVRECWTPDRLKNILNEFQVEPAEINRRLDGLLMNKQHNMAGILVLLSDEGIKDRAGTVAGIREKLEYNQLTGREVKLAGAPVVIAELDRLGSQKSNKKFFIITLLISLCLLYYSFREWKKTLATLGLTIWAINLTTALIYLGGGEMNFILGALSVMVLVFTLAISIHVHHYVASCIDQPDPLSAALKIAWKPCFLATLTTTIGLYSLTISEIGPVTQFGYAASLGTFVSLITGLGLTPAVLTIWPIDPKTIHAAESRWNFQKCANWLIDHSGRVSLATIVLVMITGVGLFSLKTKIDPLDFLPAEGRVIQDVRAVQENLTELDSVEAIVDFGDDDKPFIEKVERVRELEKVIQQHPAVRHTMSLASFFPNQFPESPFETARLLSKAQSKHGENDFVSDGERLWRISARISSDAELPQDQIYDELSAMINDPQVVLTGVAPLLRRAQNQIFTGFWESFSMAFVIITIVMIVSLRSIKAGLVAMVPNLTPICIVFGILGWYQIPIDIGIMMTASIALGIAVDGTFHFLVRYQEQYRLSRNSAQASRDSLLMTGEPIFTAAVITGAGMLALTLSNFVPTARFGYMMTSLLVAALVGDLILLPCLLALRPRNVDQPDGSDHKDSGAETDESRPRSPHFLKQSQQGAKDQSDKAVA
- a CDS encoding PilZ domain-containing protein, with the translated sequence MEETPWSRPSMEDLKHVLASFGNQDAVNVRDVDRLELSVPAEIKTSRGNTISAMTREISRQGLGLLHKGMINPGEVTVKLASETREFEYRVKIMWCTPCDNGMFISGGEFLTKPEN
- a CDS encoding sulfatase family protein, whose protein sequence is MSFRIFSLLTLFLVCLLHGHSQLRAEKPNVIVIMADDLGYGDVSCYGATALKTPHIDQLAADGLRFTSGYCSASTCTPTRYSFLTGTYAFRGKRTGIAPPNAPAIIKPGTETIASLLKRAGYSTAVIGKWHLGLGGEAGPDWNGALKPGPLEIGFDTCFLLPTTNDRVPQVYVKDHRVLNLDPADPLWVGNKKPSPDHPTGLTHRDTLKMDWSHGHNSTIHNGISRIGFYTGGHAARFRDEDLADKWVEKSVEFIEANKDQPFFLFFASHDIHVPRMPHERFQGKTSLGYRGDSIIQLDWCVGELMKTLDRLKLAENTLVVFCSDNGPVMDDGYKDGALENLGDHRAAGPYSGGKYSVYEGGTRTPFITRWKGHIPPGVSDELVCTIDLPASLATLTGQKLPQDACRDSFNVLDALLGKPDAAGRAHLVQQNNGNNGTYALRTGKWKLQRYDKQTARNIIVEQQLSNTKVPQYQLFDLEQDPAEKQNVIQAHPELAQRLKKQLADLIEQGSSRPGAVASVEK
- a CDS encoding sulfatase; the encoded protein is MSRCFTPVPETALCIQIDSLIEEETSMRLIVSLFLLSFILFPVASDPSLRAAEQPNIIILLADDLGYGELGCQGNPQIPTPHIDSLAQEGIRFTQAYVTAPNCSPSRAGLLTGKIPTRFGYEFNPIGARNEDPGTGLPPAEQTLAELLHDQGYTTGLIGKWHLGGAADYHPYRHGFDEFFGFMHEGHYFVPPPYQGVTTMLRRKTLPGGSKGRWIGGQLIYSTHLGYDEPDYDANNPIIRGGQPVVETEYLTDAFTREAVSFIDRHQDKPFFLYLAYNAVHSPLQGKQADMQRFQNIDDVHRRIFAAMLSSLDQSVGQILQQVRKAKLDRNTLIVFLSDNGGPTCELTSSNLPLRGEKGSMYEGGLRVPFLMRWTGKLPAGQTYSQPVSSMDLFSTSAVLSGAPLPDDLDGQNLMPYLLKEKHGTPHHEFFWRQGKRAALRLGDWKIVKMRGKPDIKNWELYHITEDLSEQTNLASERQDKLQELLTRWNELNSQMKPALF
- a CDS encoding deoxyribonuclease IV, which encodes MPLLGAHQSIAGGYYKAVDLAAEFEMDCVQIFTKNNNQWRAKPLTDKDVTLFQEHLESTGVSRPCSHMSYLINLASPKDELWNKSIDAVVVELERAEALGLEGAVMHPGSFVTSSEEEGLDRIVAAIDQIHEKTDGFQTQIWLETTAGQGSNLGHRFEQLAYLLEQVKEGERLGICVDTCHIFAAGYPLIEADEYQSTMQELDAVIGYDRVRAFHLNDSKCEFGSRKDRHENIGKGFLGLEPFRHLLNDPNFQDRPMYLETPKDEEDGVPLDQINMQTLRGLCED